CGCTGCCGGCGGCGAGGGGAAGAGCGATGGCAAGGGACGCCAGCCATCCAAGAAGCAGAGATCGCATGCGGTTCACTGTACCTCCTGCAAATGAAACTACGTCAGCGGATGAGGGATCAGCGCCCGCACCGGCCCGCGCGCCACTCCCGCGGCTCGCACTCGAAGCCGCCTTCGGCCCACAGCCCCCGGCGAGCCGCCCGGGCCTGCCGCACGGCCGCGCGGATGCGGTCGGCGTGGCGCACGTTGGGCGGATACACGAGCGCCACCGCATATCCCGACCGCGCCATCTCTTCGTTGACCATCCGCCCGTCCGGCAGCCAGGCGTATGCCAGGAGGCGCTCGAACTGGTCCCGCTCCCGCACGTCTGTTTCCAGTCGCACGCGGGTACCCGGCGGCGCGAGCGCGCGCAGGGCGTCGACGGCCGCGTCGCCGCTGGCGCCCTGCCCCAGTTCGGGCGCGTCGATCATCAGCAGGCGCACGCGCGGGCCGTCCGCGCACCGCAGCGTGTCGCCGTCGCGGATTCCGTCCCGAGCCACGACACAGGCCAGCCCGCCCGCGTCTGGATCATCGGAGCGCCGGGACGCGGCGGTCGAATCGCCTTCCTCCTTGGATCCGAACTCGATCGTGGAGACGATGGGCGGCGTGGCGCCGCGCGTGCCCGCGTCCTCTACCGGGGGCGGCTCGCAGGCGGCAAGTGCGGCCGCGAGAAGCATCCACCCGCCCGCTCGCCGCACATCCATCAGTAGCTGGAGCCCATCATGATGCCGCTCAGGTCCGCGTCGGCGGAGGAGGGGGCGGCCAGGCGGGCATGCAGGTCGAAATCGCCCGGGTTGCTGGCGGCCGCGCGCGCCACCTCGAAGCTGACCGTGCCGGTGCGCACCAGTTCGGCCAGGTGCTGGTCGAACGTCTGCATCCCGTAGTTCTCGCGCCCG
The sequence above is a segment of the Longimicrobium sp. genome. Coding sequences within it:
- a CDS encoding thermonuclease family protein, whose translation is MDVRRAGGWMLLAAALAACEPPPVEDAGTRGATPPIVSTIEFGSKEEGDSTAASRRSDDPDAGGLACVVARDGIRDGDTLRCADGPRVRLLMIDAPELGQGASGDAAVDALRALAPPGTRVRLETDVRERDQFERLLAYAWLPDGRMVNEEMARSGYAVALVYPPNVRHADRIRAAVRQARAARRGLWAEGGFECEPREWRAGRCGR